In Wenyingzhuangia fucanilytica, the following are encoded in one genomic region:
- a CDS encoding (Fe-S)-binding protein: MQFIPNIIFAILLGVGVYFFANNVKKLIRNIKLGKDVDRSDQKSERWANMIRIALGQSKMVKRPVSGFFHIVVYVGFIIINIEVLEIVLDGLLGTHRLFLPILGEGFYGFLIGTFEILAILVFISVTVFWLRRNVIKIKRFWNKEMTAWPKNDGNYILYFEMVLMTLFLVMNATDVHLQQSGTGNVISQFIVPLFHNVSFEGLHLIERIAWWLHICGILVFLNYLYYSKHLHILLAFPNTFYANLKPKGQFPNNKNVTKEVQLMMDPNADPYAAPAEDAGEPEKFGASDVTDLNWVQLMNAYTCTECGRCTSVCPANLTGKELSPRAIMMKTRDRLEEVGRNIDANKGTFQDDGKQLLGDDYIKQEEIWACTSCNACVEECPVNIDPLSIIMDMRQYLVMEQSAAPQELNAMMQNVENNGAPWQYSQMDRLNWVNEE; this comes from the coding sequence ATGCAATTTATTCCAAATATCATTTTTGCTATTTTATTAGGAGTAGGCGTATACTTTTTTGCAAACAATGTAAAAAAGTTAATTCGTAATATTAAACTAGGGAAAGATGTAGATAGATCCGATCAAAAATCGGAACGTTGGGCAAACATGATCCGTATTGCTTTAGGGCAATCTAAAATGGTAAAAAGACCTGTTTCAGGATTTTTTCATATCGTTGTTTATGTTGGATTTATTATCATAAACATTGAAGTTTTAGAAATTGTCTTAGACGGATTATTAGGAACTCATCGTTTGTTTTTACCAATTCTAGGAGAAGGATTTTACGGATTCTTAATTGGAACTTTTGAGATTTTGGCCATTTTAGTATTTATTTCGGTAACTGTTTTTTGGTTGCGTAGAAACGTAATTAAAATCAAACGTTTTTGGAATAAAGAAATGACCGCTTGGCCTAAAAACGATGGAAACTACATTTTGTATTTCGAAATGGTGTTGATGACTTTGTTTTTAGTAATGAATGCTACCGATGTACATTTGCAACAATCAGGGACAGGAAATGTAATTAGCCAGTTTATAGTGCCTTTGTTTCACAATGTTTCTTTTGAAGGTTTACATCTTATCGAAAGAATTGCTTGGTGGTTGCACATTTGTGGAATTTTAGTGTTTTTAAATTATTTATACTATTCAAAACACTTACATATTTTATTAGCTTTCCCAAACACTTTTTATGCAAACTTAAAGCCTAAAGGTCAGTTTCCAAACAATAAAAATGTAACCAAAGAGGTTCAGTTAATGATGGATCCAAATGCAGATCCGTATGCGGCTCCTGCCGAAGATGCTGGAGAACCAGAAAAGTTTGGTGCTAGTGATGTAACCGATTTAAATTGGGTACAGTTGATGAATGCTTACACTTGTACAGAGTGTGGTCGTTGTACTTCAGTTTGTCCGGCAAACTTAACAGGTAAAGAATTATCGCCTAGAGCTATTATGATGAAAACTCGTGATAGGTTAGAAGAGGTAGGTAGAAATATAGATGCTAACAAAGGAACTTTCCAAGATGATGGAAAACAATTGTTAGGAGATGATTATATCAAACAAGAAGAAATTTGGGCATGTACAAGTTGTAATGCTTGTGTAGAAGAATGTCCTGTAAATATTGATCCTTTGTCTATTATTATGGATATGAGACAATATTTAGTAATGGAACAATCCGCAGCACCACAAGAGTTAAACGCTATGATGCAAAATGTTGAAAACAACGGTGCACCATGGCAATATAGCCAAATGGATAGGTTAAATTGGGTGAACGAGGAATAA
- a CDS encoding MlaD family protein, giving the protein MIKISRELKAGIAALVILALFYWGFSFLKGRNLFNGGLNSYYTTYKNINGLKKSSAVTVNGFTVGKILDIRFSNDPAKKGQLIVEFTIEEDLHFSKKSIAKIYSGGLMGGKSLAIIPSYDGDEAKPGDYLKGEIESDIFSSITNKLNPLQSKIENVIVNIDSVTHHLNKMLNQRTIENLNNSFENINLIMESLKNTSATVEVMMESNQQNMNNTFSNIKNTTKNLKTFSDSLSKIKLLAISEKINRTASHLDSITAGIQAGEGTIGLLTKDEKLYNNLEAASKELEELLRDVKEHPKRFVHFSIFGKKERKYEEATETKEN; this is encoded by the coding sequence ATGATAAAAATTTCTAGAGAATTAAAGGCAGGTATTGCTGCATTGGTAATACTAGCATTGTTTTATTGGGGGTTTAGTTTCCTAAAAGGCAGAAATCTATTTAATGGTGGATTAAATAGCTATTACACAACTTATAAGAATATCAACGGGTTAAAAAAATCTAGTGCCGTTACGGTAAATGGATTTACGGTGGGTAAAATTTTAGATATTCGTTTTAGCAATGATCCAGCAAAAAAAGGACAACTTATTGTTGAGTTTACTATAGAAGAAGATTTGCATTTTTCTAAAAAATCTATTGCAAAAATTTATAGTGGTGGATTAATGGGAGGTAAATCTTTAGCGATTATTCCTTCTTATGATGGTGATGAGGCAAAACCAGGAGATTATTTAAAAGGAGAGATAGAGTCAGATATTTTTTCATCGATAACCAATAAATTAAATCCTTTACAATCTAAAATAGAAAATGTAATTGTTAATATAGACTCTGTTACTCATCATTTAAACAAAATGTTAAATCAGAGAACCATAGAAAACTTAAACAATAGTTTTGAAAATATAAATCTGATTATGGAGAGCTTAAAAAATACTTCGGCAACTGTTGAGGTAATGATGGAAAGTAATCAGCAGAATATGAACAATACTTTTAGTAATATTAAAAATACTACTAAAAATTTAAAGACTTTTTCTGATTCTTTATCTAAAATTAAATTGTTGGCCATTTCAGAAAAAATTAACAGAACAGCTTCTCATTTAGATAGTATTACAGCAGGTATACAAGCAGGAGAAGGAACAATTGGTTTGTTAACAAAAGATGAAAAATTATACAACAATTTAGAGGCTGCAAGTAAGGAGTTAGAAGAATTGTTAAGAGATGTAAAAGAGCATCCAAAAAGATTTGTCCACTTTTCAATCTTTGGAAAAAAAGAAAGAAAATACGAAGAGGCAACAGAAACTAAAGAAAACTAA
- a CDS encoding N-acetylmuramoyl-L-alanine amidase, producing the protein MNTDVYAQKHDEFIVVLDAGHGGKDPGKVGYKGAKEKDVALNIVLKTGKILSTIPGVKVMYTRKTDVFVDLWKRGDIANAADADLFVSVHCNAHTSQAIGSETWVLSLKGNDKNFRVAKAENEVILQEENHKERYQGFDPSNPTSVIGLSLEQEENLDQSLLLASLIQTEFEKSLNRVNRGVKQAGFVVLYQTYMPSVLIETGFLTNRIEGKYLYSAAGQQEMSNAIAKSVHNYFKRQQLNVAASEFYDGDVIESPKENNNVVSSVKNSNTYYKVQLASSKNRISASAYNFKGLKDVERVEVGGFYKYYLGKYYSKSEAEKGIALAKSKGYKTAFIVGFNDEATSPRTAIAKQLSTPTSVNKSDTGVYYKVQIASSTNKISTTPSNFKGLDEVEAVKVGNYYKYYLGKTSSYNQAKKYLAAAKSKKYKTAFVVAFLNDERITLKEALKRQTN; encoded by the coding sequence ATGAATACAGATGTTTATGCTCAAAAACACGATGAGTTTATTGTCGTATTAGATGCTGGTCACGGAGGAAAAGATCCGGGTAAAGTAGGATATAAAGGAGCAAAAGAAAAAGATGTAGCCTTAAATATAGTCTTAAAAACAGGTAAAATACTTTCTACTATTCCAGGAGTAAAAGTAATGTACACTAGAAAAACCGATGTTTTTGTTGATTTATGGAAAAGAGGAGATATTGCCAATGCAGCCGATGCAGATTTGTTTGTGTCTGTGCATTGTAACGCACATACCAGTCAAGCCATAGGTTCAGAAACTTGGGTATTGTCTTTAAAAGGAAACGATAAAAACTTTAGGGTAGCCAAAGCAGAAAACGAGGTGATTTTACAAGAGGAAAACCACAAAGAACGTTATCAAGGTTTTGATCCTAGTAATCCAACATCAGTTATAGGGCTTTCTTTAGAGCAAGAAGAAAATTTAGATCAAAGTTTGTTGTTGGCTAGTTTAATTCAAACGGAGTTCGAAAAATCTTTAAATAGAGTTAACAGAGGTGTGAAACAAGCAGGTTTTGTGGTTTTATATCAAACTTATATGCCTAGTGTATTGATAGAAACAGGCTTTTTAACCAATAGAATAGAAGGAAAGTATTTGTATTCTGCCGCAGGTCAGCAAGAAATGTCAAATGCTATTGCAAAATCGGTTCATAACTATTTTAAAAGACAGCAATTAAATGTTGCTGCAAGTGAATTTTATGATGGTGATGTTATAGAAAGTCCAAAAGAAAATAATAATGTTGTTAGTAGCGTTAAAAACTCAAACACTTATTATAAAGTTCAATTGGCATCTAGTAAAAATAGAATTAGTGCATCTGCCTATAACTTTAAAGGATTAAAAGATGTAGAAAGAGTTGAGGTAGGTGGTTTTTATAAGTACTATTTAGGAAAGTATTATAGTAAAAGTGAAGCTGAGAAAGGAATTGCTTTGGCAAAATCTAAAGGTTATAAAACAGCGTTTATTGTAGGGTTTAATGATGAGGCTACAAGTCCTAGAACAGCAATAGCTAAGCAATTATCTACACCAACATCTGTAAATAAATCAGATACAGGGGTGTATTATAAAGTTCAAATAGCTTCTTCAACAAATAAAATCAGTACAACTCCATCAAATTTTAAAGGATTAGATGAAGTAGAAGCTGTAAAAGTGGGAAATTATTACAAATATTATTTAGGAAAGACTAGTAGTTACAACCAAGCAAAAAAGTATTTGGCAGCTGCAAAATCTAAAAAATACAAAACAGCATTTGTGGTCGCTTTTTTAAATGATGAAAGAATCACTCTAAAAGAGGCTTTGAAAAGGCAAACAAATTAA